The sequence below is a genomic window from Meles meles chromosome 3, mMelMel3.1 paternal haplotype, whole genome shotgun sequence.
GCGAAGCCCCACAGTATTCAGTGCATTCTAAAGGATGAGAAAGAGTAAGGAACCCaagaccagaaataaactcacgAATATACTGGCAATTTACTTACAACAAAGAATTCAAGAATAGACTTTGGAGAAAGGACAATCAATGCAGTAAATGAATAATCTATGTATTTttcagttgagaaaactgaagagCCAGATGCAAAatagtgaaactggaccattatgTTAAACCATACATAAAATTGATTTACAATGGATTAAAGACAAAGCCACCATTAAAAttcctaaagaaaaaagagattagcTTCTTTACAGGTTTATATAAGTTTTTGTGTCTTACACTAAAGTCAATAAGGACAAAAGTTGAAGTAAACAAGTAAGagtatatcaaactaaaaatcggcaaaacaaaaaatattatcaacaaaattaaaatgcaaaccaATGAATATGAGAAGACACTTGCAAACCATATGTGTAATAAGGAGTAGAAgacaagatataaaaataacacatataattcaagcaaaaattttattataaaattggcGGAGACATGAATAGAGATTGGTtagcaaagaagacataccaatggcaaatgtacaaaaaattatagaaaaagatgatcaatgtcatAATTGGTctgaaaattgtaaataaaactgaaatgagaTATAACCTTCCACATttagaatagctattatcaaaaagagggaaatggaaatgTCGGTGAAAATGTTGATAAATAGGAATCTTTGTACACTGTTTTTGGGGATATAAGCTGGTCtattcactatatatattttaaaaagtatggagtttcctcataaaattagaaatgggaCAATCATACCATCCAAGATATGAAACCAACCTAtatatccattgatggatgaataaataaggaaaatatgtataaatacataaaatatatagagtatatttaaatacatttatataaagaatgaaattttgtcatctATGACAACATGGATCGAccttgaagatattatgctagGTGAGGAAGGTTGggcagggaaagacaaatgccaaATGATCTCATATGTGGAAGACAagacaaagcaatagaaaaaaacaagtttattgaTATATAAGATACATTGATGTTTCTCAAGGTCAGGGGGTGGGGACTGagtaaaatgaggacaaaaatctgtagaaaaacatgaagaaatcagggagaataaaaatcaaatattcaaaTTCAGATCACTAGTGTAAAGGAACATAGTATCTGTTAAAAGTATCCAgtcaatttaaaatagaaaggatGATGTGGTGCCTGGGTtgcacagttggttgagccaacaactcttggttttgatcaCGTTGTGATTtcatggttgtgaaatcaagtcctaagtcaggctctgtactcagctcagtgtctcctcaaattctttctccctcccattaatgcattctctctctttcttataagtaaataaatcttaaaaaaatagaaataatgacattatttaaattgcattgaaattctttttttcttaataatgtttagaagaaaatagaCTCCTACTTACATGAATTGCATGTAGttgcatatatatttgaaatcattTAAGCATAAGAAACCTAAATAACAATAAGATttcaatatatttgtttaaaattctattttctatcaaattaattattttattaaataatacaggattttattttttcaagtttttatttaaattttacttagttgACATAGGgagtaatattggtttcaggagaggaatttagtgattcatcactcatatacagcacccagtgcccatcacaagaGCCCtatttaatacccaccacccatttaacacttccccacaccctccccctccatcaaccttcagtttgctCTCTAAAGCTAAGAATATCTTTTGGTTTGCCTCCTCTAATTTTTcctcccttatgttcatctggtctgtttcttaaattctacccatgagagaaatcatatggtatttgcctttttctgactAACCTGTTTCACAtagtataatacactctagctccatccatgtcattataaatggcaggatttcatttctttttgatgaatgaGTATTATTAcattgtgtgtttatatataccatatcttctttatacattcatcagttTATGGGCatatgggttctttccataatttggctattgttggtaatgctgctataaacatttgggtgtatttgaaacacaaaatacaggtttttaaatagataatcacatttgtataatttgaaatgcaaatttcttgaatattcaacctacagaatagagctgtaaaaaaataatagaaaccaTGGACCCTTGTTTCAACAGAAAGTTCAAAGAACATTGACCATTCTTCTTGTGTCTGACCTCTCTCTTGACATGTCTTAGAAAGCAAAACTTCTGATATCTCTGCTAGTACCTGTCACTTCCTTGTCTGACTCTTAGTTATGGAAAATGCAtatgttcatattttccattagATTATTTAATCTCAAAATTCAACTTTGGAGTGGgtatctctaaaaagaaagagatatacACTTCACTAAATAAACAGCAGAAGAAGAATGAGTAGCATATACTACAATTCACCAAGTTTTCAGAGGAGCCCATCATATGATTTTGAGCTCTGAATTGTGCGAGTTGTGAGTCATTCTCAGGCATATGTTGGAAATTTATTCTGGTTGTGAAATATGAATACATCATTGGGTCAGCATTTCTGAAGAGTCtgaaagtcacttttaaaaaatatatttgccccttaagttgatctttttttttaagactttatttatttatttgacagatagagatcatgagtaggcagagaggcaggcagagagagagagagaggaggaagcaggctccctgctgagcagagagcccgatgtggggctcgatcccaggaccctgagatcatgacctgagccgaaggctccccactgagccacccaggtgccccccttaagTTGATCTTAattgatttctgtttagaaatgAATTCATTTCAGTTAAGAACCTTAGATAATAACATTTCAAATCCCAATTTAATCAACCAGAAAACACTTTTAATaaagagtaaatgtttgatgaatgttTGGTCATTGATATTAAGCAATGAATATGTTATTTGTTCCCAATTTTGAAAGTGAACTATGTAGTAAAAGGCTAATCTTGCAATTTAAGCACTTcctttttgaaaacattattatattatcatacagctttttttgaagagaaaaatttcCATCATATATTAGGTGATAAGTCATATTTATGCCATCTGAAAATCAAGCTTTTAATCAGTTAAGAGTCAAGAAATCTATAAAGACTTACTTAGTTTTactataaaaatacacacattcataatatatcttcttacatgtggatcttttattttgaggaaataatacttattttcaaTTCTAATATCAGTCATCCATGATGCTTTGGGTAATACAGGACTTCTTGCCTGTTTATTCTAGCTTCCATGTTCACAACTGACCTCATAACATAAAGGGTAGAGTAGAATTATCCCCCAAACAGTGATGGTAATTTGTCCATAGTATCCAGTTGTAGAGATAAGCTACATGTAGTagtaggacatttgtaaactagTACCTAAAGAGGCATATCTATTAGAAATAGTGGTGCAGAGAGTGTCACACCAAACCAACCCACAAATGTGGTTCAGTGGAATTATAAAAACacgaaatgggggcacctgggtggctgagtcattaaacgtctgtcttctgttcaggtcatgatctcaaggtcctaggatccagccctgcattgggctccctgctcagtggggagcctacttctccctctcccactcccccctgcttgtgttcccactcattctgtgtctctctctgtcaaataaataaaatctttaaaaaaaataagagcacaaaatatataatggaatgctCATAAAAGGAATTGTCttttgaaatgttaataataacTTTTTGGGCTGTAAATATGAGGGTTTTCAACTATCACTGGGGAGTGGATCTGATTGATTAATCTTCACAAAATAGTACATAAATCCTATCAATACTTTTAGAAAATGGCTTTCAATTTTCCATAGTCCATTTACATCTTCACAATCATAATTATTTATCCTAACAATGTAGATCCCTGGTAAATTGCTTTCTTAGATTTCTTCTAGGTACTTCCAGCGTCCTGCTCATAAAATAGATAAACTTATAAAGATATCTAATTCCATGCAGAGGACTTTGGCTAATTGTTGTATCATTTCCcctgaaaatcaggaaagaagagaatCAATATTGACTAGTCAAGTGTAaactttatttgaaattaaacttacatatttatatatattataatatttcttgttccattctctttattttagccACTCAGGAAGGTATCCTAAGTATATTAGAACTATTATAATTAAGAATACCATCAAGTTGTACTACTTCCAATGTCATTTCAATGTACTAATAAAACCTTTTTACACACAAGTTAAGGGAAAATGTATGCTCTTTACATTTATTAACAAGTTACCagatagaaaacaaaaggagTGTTTGGGATATGTCattattttggtaaatatcaattattttagttttctagGTTAATACGATCCCTGTATTCAATCCTGGAATGGCATTGCTCTTAAGGAGtatacaaggtgaaattaatatACTTCTAAGTAACAGaactagtgggaactttgttatATTTCTACATAGCAGAACCTCAGAATCACTCTTTTCAGGGCCCCCATCACCTCCTTTTTTCTCAGGCTGTAGATTATGGGGTTGAGCATTGGGGTCAGGATGGTATAGAAGACGGCCAGGGCCATGTCCTCTCTGGGAGATTGAAAGGATCTTGGGCGTAGATAAGTGTAAACAAAGGGTGCATAGTAAAAAGTCACCACAGTGAGGTGGGTACTGCAGGTCGAATaggccttctttctcccttctgttgACTGCATACGGCAGATGGCAAGGAGAACTCGGCCATAGGAACATGCAATGCCAATGAAAGGAAATGCAAGGAAGAGGGTGGTGCTCACAAACACTGTGTATTCATAGACCCAGGTGTCCATGCAGGCCAGCGTCAACATGGCAGGgacatcacagaagaaatgattgaTGGTTCTGGATCGACAGTAGGGTATATGGAACGCATACACAGTGTGGGCACAGGAGTTGATTGAGCCCATGATCCAAGATCCTGTTATCATCAACACACATACTCTTTTGCTCATACGAATGGGATAATGGAGAGGAAAACAAATTGCCATGTAACGATCATAGGCCATAGAGGCCAATATTAATCCTTCTGCACTAGCTAAAGTAATGAAGAAGAAACTCTGAATTCCACACCCaatgaaagaaatagatttctttccagagagataatcagaagcCATCTTGGGGACAATGGTGGAGATGAAGCTCAGGTCCATCAGGGAGagctgactaagtagaaaatacatgggtgtgtgaagATGGGTGTCCAGGAGGAtgaggatgatcatggacaggtttccaaacagagccattaggaaaatgagaaaactgagaatgaagaaaaacaggccaatTCTTGATGGTGGgaataaccccaataagaagaaatcagttgatgtttggttaatattttccaaAGGACATTACTTTAGTTTTCCCTAAAGAGAGACACATATTAAGTACAGAAAGATAATCTCTTATTAACTCGTTATTTTAGTTCTACCATGATTTATTCAGGAAAACttacagatgttaaaaaaaataacacatacatTGAGAAAACAAATTAGTCAGTTTTTTGCCTCATAGATAAAATTTTGATGAGGCATACATTTGTCTACAAAATATGTCACAGAAATTGTAAATTTGTAATAGTAATATATTTCTGTAATGACTTTATTaagatgcatatatttttatttttctgttaatttatatctccagaacttactcttTTTATGTATGCATTGTAAATCAATGTAAATGTGTATATTACAGACCCATACTTGAATACATTTTATGATCCTGAGGCAATGATTTTTTATGATTAAGCCCCAATATTTCCAAAAGTCTAGTAGCTTGTAAAGTCATGCTGCAGAATATACTCTTTTTTTGTaattccccccaaaaaacttGTCAAATCAGGTTTTTTAGATCTTAACCATAATTATGTCCATCTATTTtcccagaaatctacaatgaataACTATTGTCAAGTATAATTTATGTAAACctgatttcttcttctccatctttcaaaatttaaattatctaatttaaaGAAACTCTTTCATTGCGAAactgttttccaattttttgagCTTCCATGACAgttcaaattttctaaaaagatgtGTTCTATCTGCTTCTCATTAGCTATATAAAATCATGCATTGCACTGTCACTTTTCTTTACtcattcctttttccctcccgttttttattttaaaactctttccaTTTCTAGATAAGTGTGAGATTTTAACCCAAAGACGTATTACCCCCTGTTATAAAATTCAACTAATAATAAAGAAGTAAACCtgtatgattttaaataaagtgggaatgggaacagagagaggattagagataaaaatgttaagaacattttgggtgaagaaattttaaggattGACATTTAAAAGGGGAAGAAACTACATTTTGAGAATGTCTAGGTGATAATGAGTGGggagaaccttctccagaagacataCCAttagtgagtaaagcccagcatgttATGCCTAGAAAAAATTGTAGTGCTTtagtctctcatacttttctaggaccaAAGCCATCAGACTGTTAAAGAAATCTTTATAGGAAagatagatatacacacaaacacacacacacacacacacacacacacacacacacacacacacgaatacacACACATTGAGTTAAAAATGACTGGGATAAAAGTAAGAAACCTTTACAAAAAAGCTGATGTCTTCAGACAAATATGAGAAGTTTTTAAATCTGAAGCAAAAATGTCATGTATTATACAAAATGAagtaccaaattaaaaaaaaaaacactaatgggaaataaagaatagtaattaatataatgaatttaatgaaagttttaaaagataaattgatgaaaagcTACAAAAAGTAGCATCCAAACATAGAAGTTTACATTTaggagagtgagaggaataatgtAAAATGACCCATCATAGAATTATAGGCATTCTTATAAATCCATATggcattgatttatttttggcaaatatatttatttattgtgaggtgaatattattattaaaaccttttttttcagaaccattATATTAGTTGCAATGTTCAAAGAGGAtgcaagggaaacagaaaaataactgagaaatagtttattaaataatattttcttgaaaatactaaatatattcttaaaatttttttgataacTCCAATATCAGCTAGATAAATATGCTAAAATATTCTTAAGAGAAATTACggta
It includes:
- the LOC123938435 gene encoding olfactory receptor 2L8-like — protein: LENINQTSTDFFLLGLFPPSRIGLFFFILSFLIFLMALFGNLSMIILILLDTHLHTPMYFLLSQLSLMDLSFISTIVPKMASDYLSGKKSISFIGCGIQSFFFITLASAEGLILASMAYDRYMAICFPLHYPIRMSKRVCVLMITGSWIMGSINSCAHTVYAFHIPYCRSRTINHFFCDVPAMLTLACMDTWVYEYTVFVSTTLFLAFPFIGIACSYGRVLLAICRMQSTEGRKKAYSTCSTHLTVVTFYYAPFVYTYLRPRSFQSPREDMALAVFYTILTPMLNPIIYSLRKKEVMGALKRVILRFCYVEI